GATGGGATCGATCATTGGTACTTGCCTTGGACTTGGATTGCAGTATTATTTACCTAAACTACTAGGTGAGATCTTACCCTTCTCCTTCGAGCCTCAGATTTTTTGGATTGTCATTGTTGAAGGTGTTTTACTAGGGTTGATCATAGCTGTACTTTTTGCACTGCTGCCACTCGTAAGGCTGGGTCAAATATCACCGTTGCAATCGATAAGAGCTGTCTTTGAAACTACAGAATCCAAAATCAGCAAAGCTTCAATTATTGTATTTTCTTTGGTAGCACTTTTCTTACTTGGATTTGCCTATTTCCAAATTGGCGAATGGAAACAATCCCTGATGTTTGTGGCTGGACTTGTCGTAACTTTTGGGTTGCTAACGCTAATTGCTAAAGGTTTGATGACTTTAGCAAGAATGGTTTCATCGAAGGCGTCCTCGTTTTTGGTAAAGCAAGGCATAGCCAATCTACACAGACCAAACAACCAAAGTACTATTCTCCTGCTCACCATCGGAATTTGTGCCATATTGATTTCTACTCTTCTTTTTTCAAGATATATCCTAGTCGAACAGATTACACTTACAGGAGCCAATGAACGCCCTAACATGGTGTTGTTTGACATTCAGACCAAACAAAAAGAAGAATTGAAAACCTTGGTTATTGATTATGACCTGCCTGTTGTCCAAGATGTACCCATCGTCACTATGCGACTCAAAGAAATCAATGGGATCAATAAAAAAATGGTTGAAAAAGACACGACTATTGATATTGAAAGTTGGGTTTTTAATAGGGAATACCGAGTAACCTTTCGAGACTCTCTGATCAACTCTGAGACATTGACCAAAGGAAAACTGCAATCAAAAGTAGAATCATCTGAAGACTCTGTTTTTGTATCTGTATCTGAAGGATTCGCCGAAGGTCGTAAATGGCAAATTGGGGACGAATTGCTTTTCAATGTTCAGGGAGCAATTATCAAAACATATATAGGAAGTTTTAGAAAAGTGGATTGGCGTCGCATGCAGACCAATTTCCTTATCGTTTTCCCTACTGGCGTATTAGAGCAAGCACCACAGTTTCATGTATTGGTAACAAAAGTCGATCAATCAGATGTGTCAGCTAGATTCCAACAAGCAGTAGTGCGACTCTTTCCCAATGTATCGATTATCGATCTCGAATTGATCATCAAAACTGTGGAAGAAGTACTCAACAAAGTATCATTTGCTATCAATTTTATGGCAGCATTTAGTGTACTGACCGGCTTGATCGTTTTAGCCGGGTCAGTTGTGCTTAGCAAAACGCAACGCGTACAGGAAAGTGTACTATTGAGAACCATAGGTGCAAGGTCATACCAAATATTCTGGATCACCTTTATAGAGTATCTCGCATTGGGTGCGATTGCCTCCCTTGCTGGTCTATTTTTAGCGCATAGTTTTAGCTATTTATTAGCCGAATTTGTTTTTGAAAATGATTTTTTATTCAGCATTTATCATTCTGTTCTAATCTTTTTTTCGGTCACATTTGGCACTGTTATCATCGGATTATTCAATATCAGACCGGTATTAAAGAAAAGTCCACTTGAAATTTTGAGAAGGGAAATTTGAGGGTGGTCCTATTATTGCTTGTCTTATATGTAACTAATTCAAGAAATAATGAAACATTTCGTAGTAATCTTGATGATCATACTGCTGAGTTGTTCTGCCACTTTCCTGATGATCTAGTTGTTTTTTCGCGCTTTCTTTCAGCTTTTTCATTTAATGCAGTCCTCTATTTGCTAGTACAACACACTAGTAGTATATTACGTTAGTATTGAACAGATGACGAAGTACCTGTGATATTGACATTCAGTTGCAAGGAAAGCGAGAAGATCTGGAATGGGTTAGTTTCAAAAAAATTCCCAAGAGATATTCAGCAAACTGCTCGCCGAAAATTAGTTCACATAAATTCAGCCATTGAAATCGGCGACTTACGAACCCCTCCAGGTAACCGACTAGAAAAACTGAAGGGTGATCTAGTTCATTTTCACAGTATTCGAATCAATCAGCAATGGCGCATTATCTTTATTTGGAAAGAGGGCAATGCACATGAAGTAAGAATCGTAGATTATCATTGATATGGAAAAATTAGACAATGTACATCCTGGAGAAATTTTAGAAAAAGACTTTCTAGAGCCCTTGAATTTAACGGCCTATGCCTTGGCCAAGGCAATCGGTGTAGATCAGACCAGGATTAGCCAATTGATCAAAGGCAAACGAAGCATAACTGCGGATACTGCCATAAGATTTTCTAAAATATTTAATATGTCTCCCGAGTTTTGGCTCAATGCCCAAAGTCGATACGACTTGATGCAAGAGATGGAGCACAAAGAGAATTTTGAGAATATTCTGCCTTTAGCTACTCACTAATTCTTACTTATGATACATTTCAAACCGAAATGAAAGAGTACAATTCCCGCCATTTTGACTCTTACCAACATTGGTAATAAAAGGGCCTTCCACTATTGCAATCTTCAAGTTTCTTTTTTCCATTTCATAAATCCAGTTCTCCTTAAGGAGGTTTAATTCCGTAGTAGTTGGAGCCATAAATATTTTAGTGCCAAATGGTACATCTGAACTATAGTATCTGCTTAATCTCATTATTAATTATTTTTTTAATTCCATAACAAATATATTACATTTAGTTAATTTCTTAACATTAATGAGTAAATATACACATGAATGTAAGCCCTTACTCCCTCGTTGGTATTGTCACCGACAAGCCTTTGTAGCTTAAGTCTTCTAACTTTATGATCTTATAAATAAATATCTCGGTGAGGTTTGCTCTGCAATCCACAATTTATTTTGTAGGTCATGCCAAAGGCATCCCTTCAGAGCAAGACAAACAAGGGCAAGCATATTGTCCATCAGATACAAAAAAAGGGAAACCCGAACCGAGCCTCCCTTTTGTCAATTTGAAATAAACTTTCTTATGCAGTCACTGCGTCAGCAACTTTAGCTGTTTTTACAGTTTTGATAATTCTAGCTGCAATTTTGTAAGGATCTCCATTAGAAGCAGGTCTTCTGTCTTCCAACCATCCTTTCCATCCATTCTCTACCGTAGCGATAGGAATACGGATAGAAGCACCTCTGTCAGATACACCGTATGAGAACTTATCGATAGCCTGAGTCTCGTGAGCACCAGTCAATCTTTGATCATTCTCAGCACCGTATACTTCGATGTGCTCTTTTACGAAAGGAGCAAATGCCTCACAAATTGTAGAATAAGTTTCTTTAGATCCACATGTTCTCAAAACAGAGTTTGAGAAGTTAGCATGCATACCAGATCCGTTCCAGTCACCTTTGATTGGCTTAGGTCTCCACTCAATAGAAACACCGTACTTCTCAGCAGTTCTTTCTAGCAAGTATCTTCCAATCCAAACGTGGTCACCAGCTTCAGCAGCACCTTTAGCGAACACCTGGAATTCCCATTGTCCAGCTGCCACTTCAGCATTAATTCCTTCAACATTCACACCTGCCTCAAGGCAAAGGTCTAAATGCTCTTCGATGATTTCTCTACCGTAAGCGTTACTCGCTCCTACAGAACAGTAGTATGGTCCTTGTGGTCTTGGGTAACCAGCTTCTGGGAAACCAAGTGGCTTGCCAGTGTTGTTGTCGATCAAGAAGTACTCTTGCTCGAAACCGAACCAGAAATCGTTATCATCATCATCGATAGTCGCTCTACCGTTACTTTCGTGAGCCGCACCATCTGCATCCAACACCTCTGTCATCACGAGGAATGCATTTTTTCTGTCAGGATCTGGGAAGATCGCAACAGGCTTCAACAAACAGTCAGAAGATCCACCTTCTGCTTGCTCTGTTGAGCTACCATCGAACGACCACATTGGGCAGCTTTCTAGCTTGCCATCGAAGTTATCGACGATTTTAGTTTTGCTTCTTAGACTTTGTGTTGGCTTATATCCATCCAACCAAATGTACTCTAACTTTGCTTTTGCCATTTTACTTAAATTTTAGCTTTTACTGTTTTACTTTTATTCTATTTCACTTTGCACCTCAAAAAATCAGATGACTCAGCATCGTTTGAAAAGTTTTGCCAAGGCACCCTCGAGAGCACCCCGGCAAAAGCTAAATCTTAGATTCTTTTAGAATGCGTATACTGCTGCCAGCGTAAACGATGACAGGCTTTTTCCATATGTTGCATTGATTGGAAGTGGACTATCTGGATCTGTAAAATCAAGTCCTTCACTATCACTAGCGTATCCATCATACGACAACATATCAATTCTAAATTCTGGAATAAATGTCAGGTTCCCTACAGAATAGTTAGCTGACAAAGTCAAATCAATCACGTTTTCATCTAATGCAATAGCACCAACTCCGTCGTCCTTGAAGTACTCTCCTCTAATACCCATTGAGAAATCATCAGAGAAAGAATTCTGTAAGTAAAGTGCTGCTCCAGTGAAAGAATCTTTCGCTTTTGTAGCATTTACGCCCAAATAAATTGCATCTGTCAAATCCCATCCTGCAGTCAAGTCCACTTGATAGAAATCATCAGATAATATGGTATTCAAATAAGCACCACCAAATCCTAGCTGAGCACCAAAGGCATAATCACCAGTTGGATTAAAGTCAGTCCAGTCAGTTGGGTTCAATACCGCCAACATCAAAGAAGCATCACCTAATGCAATATCCGCCTTCAAACCTGTGTGAGAAAATGGACCATACGAGAACATATAAGAAGTAGAGTAGTTGTAGTTACCCGTTGGAGAAATTACTTCATATCCTAAGAAAGTATTGAAGTTTCCAATCGTCAACGTTACTGATTCACTTACATTCCAATAGGCATATAATTGATTCACAATGCTTGAAGAAGCCGTAGTTGAAAGAAAAACTGCGTCAGTACCTCTAGGACCAAACACGAGATCCGCTACGAATCCTGAGTTTTCTCCTTCCAATCCTAATATTACATTGGCCATACCTAAAGCAAATCCTGTTTGGTTTGCAAATGAAGTAGTAGGTGCAACTGACCCACCATCACTAGGATCATTAGTTCCT
The sequence above is drawn from the Reichenbachiella sp. genome and encodes:
- a CDS encoding ABC transporter permease; translation: MDNKISVHQKKYSSSWLFKMAWRDSRRSRSKLLLFTISIAIGIAALVAINSFKRNLDEEIQLQAKSLLGADLEIFSNKPFTQEQYDLLDSLGEERSSQTRFGSMVYFPRTDGTRLVQVRGIRGFYPYYGKIETEPHWAAGDLTNGPYALVDEKLMLQFNVEVGDEVRIGNLSLEIRGKLKNVPGQSGISTSIAPVVYISEGNAFASGLIKKGSRVTFSKFYKYPTEATADEVIATFGDRLKELELRSETVEERIKDTSEAFTNMSVFLNLAAFIALLLGSIGVAGAVHIYLKEKNQSVAILRCLGVKSKQAFSIYLIQVLGMGLMGSIIGTCLGLGLQYYLPKLLGEILPFSFEPQIFWIVIVEGVLLGLIIAVLFALLPLVRLGQISPLQSIRAVFETTESKISKASIIVFSLVALFLLGFAYFQIGEWKQSLMFVAGLVVTFGLLTLIAKGLMTLARMVSSKASSFLVKQGIANLHRPNNQSTILLLTIGICAILISTLLFSRYILVEQITLTGANERPNMVLFDIQTKQKEELKTLVIDYDLPVVQDVPIVTMRLKEINGINKKMVEKDTTIDIESWVFNREYRVTFRDSLINSETLTKGKLQSKVESSEDSVFVSVSEGFAEGRKWQIGDELLFNVQGAIIKTYIGSFRKVDWRRMQTNFLIVFPTGVLEQAPQFHVLVTKVDQSDVSARFQQAVVRLFPNVSIIDLELIIKTVEEVLNKVSFAINFMAAFSVLTGLIVLAGSVVLSKTQRVQESVLLRTIGARSYQIFWITFIEYLALGAIASLAGLFLAHSFSYLLAEFVFENDFLFSIYHSVLIFFSVTFGTVIIGLFNIRPVLKKSPLEILRREI
- a CDS encoding type II toxin-antitoxin system RelE/ParE family toxin — its product is MILTFSCKESEKIWNGLVSKKFPRDIQQTARRKLVHINSAIEIGDLRTPPGNRLEKLKGDLVHFHSIRINQQWRIIFIWKEGNAHEVRIVDYH
- a CDS encoding HigA family addiction module antitoxin, with protein sequence MEKLDNVHPGEILEKDFLEPLNLTAYALAKAIGVDQTRISQLIKGKRSITADTAIRFSKIFNMSPEFWLNAQSRYDLMQEMEHKENFENILPLATH
- a CDS encoding glutamine synthetase beta-grasp domain-containing protein produces the protein MAKAKLEYIWLDGYKPTQSLRSKTKIVDNFDGKLESCPMWSFDGSSTEQAEGGSSDCLLKPVAIFPDPDRKNAFLVMTEVLDADGAAHESNGRATIDDDDNDFWFGFEQEYFLIDNNTGKPLGFPEAGYPRPQGPYYCSVGASNAYGREIIEEHLDLCLEAGVNVEGINAEVAAGQWEFQVFAKGAAEAGDHVWIGRYLLERTAEKYGVSIEWRPKPIKGDWNGSGMHANFSNSVLRTCGSKETYSTICEAFAPFVKEHIEVYGAENDQRLTGAHETQAIDKFSYGVSDRGASIRIPIATVENGWKGWLEDRRPASNGDPYKIAARIIKTVKTAKVADAVTA
- a CDS encoding outer membrane beta-barrel protein, giving the protein MKKFLPIVMVTILSLSFNAFAQEEESSAPALSISGSVDSYYRAVLSGGTNDPSDGGSVAPTTSFANQTGFALGMANVILGLEGENSGFVADLVFGPRGTDAVFLSTTASSSIVNQLYAYWNVSESVTLTIGNFNTFLGYEVISPTGNYNYSTSYMFSYGPFSHTGLKADIALGDASLMLAVLNPTDWTDFNPTGDYAFGAQLGFGGAYLNTILSDDFYQVDLTAGWDLTDAIYLGVNATKAKDSFTGAALYLQNSFSDDFSMGIRGEYFKDDGVGAIALDENVIDLTLSANYSVGNLTFIPEFRIDMLSYDGYASDSEGLDFTDPDSPLPINATYGKSLSSFTLAAVYAF